In the genome of Drosophila yakuba strain Tai18E2 chromosome 3R, Prin_Dyak_Tai18E2_2.1, whole genome shotgun sequence, one region contains:
- the LOC26536268 gene encoding uncharacterized protein LOC26536268 translates to MMKQYALTTCIRRIWIMSGWLRQEAAIAAGMLVVQRHQVELTEQKEELEVGQQAAPSGGDVGVDSQGRLRRVRLLDDYILPFECGV, encoded by the coding sequence ATGATGAAGCAATACGCACTGACAACCTGCATTCGTCGCATCTGGATCATGTCCGGATGGCTGCGCCAGGAGGCGGCAATAGCAGCAGGCATGTTGGTGGTGCAGCGACATCAGGTCGAACTGAcggagcagaaggaggagcTCGAAGTCGGACAGCAGGCTGCACCCAGTGGCGGCGACGTGGGTGTCGACTCGCAAGGAAGACTACGGCGTGTGCGGCTGCTAGACGACTACATCCTGCCCTTTGAATGTGGTGTTTGA
- the LOC6535376 gene encoding putative cysteine proteinase CG12163 isoform X1 yields the protein MRLFAAATVALVLLLCQAAGEELAEERAGQAQGDAESTETSETTTDQTVSEPPITLVHVLNPGEREYLSPNLIGVQNIAMTFLPLSMNFVNIIDAFREITAGVRYEILLNAVNTKTMQPTDADIICRLVILEKPWLHTQWGDKHRELVTSNCTDTAENSVAADPAEKARLLNEKYVHRSRRSANDIFGGHKAYDEEAAKAQLQKSLDKLTAGEGPHYKIVKVYSASRQVASGILTRIDADLIDGSEEQHRCVVDIWTQVWVRKDEHEITFKCRNQPVVQARHTRSAEWAEKKTHKKHSHRALDKADHLFHKFQVRFGRRYVSTAERQMRLRIFRQNLKTIEQLNVNEMGSAKYGITEFADMTSSEYKERTGLWQRNEAKATGGSVAVVPAYHGELPKEFDWRQKNAVTQVKNQGSCGSCWAFSVTGNIEGLHAVKTGDLKEFSEQELLDCDTTDSACNGGLMDNAYKAIKDIGGLEYEAEYPYKAKKNQCHFNRTLSHVQVAGFVDLPKGNETAMQEWLLTNGPISIGINANAMQFYRGGVSHPWKALCSKKNLDHGVLVVGYGVSEYPNFHKTLPYWIVKNSWGPRWGEQGYYRVYRGDNTCGVSEMATSAVLA from the exons AGCACGGAAACTTCTGAAACGACAACGGATCAGACGGTCAGTGAGCCCCCGATTACGCTGGTCCATGTTCTGAATCCCGGCGAGCGGGAGTATTTGTCGCCCAACCTGATTGGTGTCCAGAACATTGCTATGACCTTCCTGCCCCTGTCGATGAACTTTGTGAATATCATCGATGCCTTTCGGGAAATCACCGCCGGAGTGCGCTATGAGATCCTGCTAAATGCGGTAAACACAAAGACTATGCAGCCGACGGATGCGGACATAATCTGCCGCCTGGTCATCCTGGAAAAGCCTTGGCTGCACACCCAATGGGGAGACAAGCACCGCGAACTGGTCACCTCCAATTGCACCGACACGGCGGAGAACTCGGTGGCCGCAGATCCAGCAGAGAAGGCACGACTGCTTAACGAGAAATAC GTCCATCGCAGTAGACGTAGCGCAAACGATATCTTTGGTGGGCATAAGGCTTACGATGAAGAGGCGGCGAAGGCGCAGCTGCAAAAATCTCTTGACAAACTGACCGCGGGTGAGGGTCCCCATTACAA AATCGTTAAAGTATACTCAGCTTCGCGACAAGTGGCTTCGGGCATCTTGACTCGTATCGATGCGGATCTAATCGATGGCTCGGAAGAGCAGCACCGATGCGTCGTGGATATCTGGACACAGGTCTGGGTGAGAAAGGATGAACACGAAATCACCTTTAAGTGCCGCAACCAACCGGTGGTCCAGGCCCGACACACGCGATCCGCGGAGTgggccgaaaaaaaaacccacaagAAGCACAGCCATCGTGCTCTTGACAAGGCGGACCACCTCTTTCATAAGTTTCAGGTGCGGTTTGGCCGTCGCTACGTGAGCACCGCCGAGCGCCAGATGCGCCTGCGCATTTTCCGTCAGAACCTAAAGACTATCGAGCAGCTAAACGTCAACGAGATGGGCAGCGCCAAGTACGGCATCACGGAGTTTGCTGACATGACCAGCTCGGAATATAAGGAACGCACGGGACTCTGGCAGCGCAATGAAGCAAAGGCCACTGGCGGATCAGTGGCTGTCGTACCGGCTTACCATGGTGAACTGCCAAAGGAATTTGACTGGCGGCAGAAGAATGCTGTCACCCAGGTAAAAAACCAGGGATCCTGCGGTTCATGCTGGGCGTTTAGTGTGACGGGAAACATTGAAGGTCTGCACGCCGTGAAAACAGGCGATTTAAAAGAGTTCTCCGAGCAGGAGCTGCTTGACTGTGATACCACTGATAGTGCCTGCAACGGCGGCCTCATGGATAATGCTTACAA AGCCATTAAGGATATTGGCGGCCTAGAATACGAAGCTGAGTATCCATACAAGGCCAAAAAGAATCAGTGCCACTTCAACAGGACTTTGTCTCACGTTCAGGTTGCTGGTTTTGTGGATCTGCCCAAGGGAAATGAGACCGCCATGCAGGAGTGGCTGCTCACCAATGGTCCCATTTCGATCG GCATTAATGCGAATGCTATGCAGTTCTATCGCGGCGGTGTGTCCCATCCGTGGAAAGCCCTGTGTTCTAAGAAAAACCTAGACCACGGAGTTTTGGTTGTGGGGTATGGCGTCTCCGAATATCCGAACTTCCATAAAACCCTGCCCTACTGGATTGTGAAAAACTCGTGGGGTCCGCGCTGGGGAGAGCAGGGCTATTATCGCGTCTATCGTGGTGACAACACTTGCGGGGTCAGTGAAATGGCCACTTCGGCTGTGCTTGCCTAG
- the LOC6535376 gene encoding putative cysteine proteinase CG12163 isoform X2 translates to MRLFAAATVALVLLLCQAAGEELAEERAGQAQGDAEVHRSRRSANDIFGGHKAYDEEAAKAQLQKSLDKLTAGEGPHYKIVKVYSASRQVASGILTRIDADLIDGSEEQHRCVVDIWTQVWVRKDEHEITFKCRNQPVVQARHTRSAEWAEKKTHKKHSHRALDKADHLFHKFQVRFGRRYVSTAERQMRLRIFRQNLKTIEQLNVNEMGSAKYGITEFADMTSSEYKERTGLWQRNEAKATGGSVAVVPAYHGELPKEFDWRQKNAVTQVKNQGSCGSCWAFSVTGNIEGLHAVKTGDLKEFSEQELLDCDTTDSACNGGLMDNAYKAIKDIGGLEYEAEYPYKAKKNQCHFNRTLSHVQVAGFVDLPKGNETAMQEWLLTNGPISIGINANAMQFYRGGVSHPWKALCSKKNLDHGVLVVGYGVSEYPNFHKTLPYWIVKNSWGPRWGEQGYYRVYRGDNTCGVSEMATSAVLA, encoded by the exons GTCCATCGCAGTAGACGTAGCGCAAACGATATCTTTGGTGGGCATAAGGCTTACGATGAAGAGGCGGCGAAGGCGCAGCTGCAAAAATCTCTTGACAAACTGACCGCGGGTGAGGGTCCCCATTACAA AATCGTTAAAGTATACTCAGCTTCGCGACAAGTGGCTTCGGGCATCTTGACTCGTATCGATGCGGATCTAATCGATGGCTCGGAAGAGCAGCACCGATGCGTCGTGGATATCTGGACACAGGTCTGGGTGAGAAAGGATGAACACGAAATCACCTTTAAGTGCCGCAACCAACCGGTGGTCCAGGCCCGACACACGCGATCCGCGGAGTgggccgaaaaaaaaacccacaagAAGCACAGCCATCGTGCTCTTGACAAGGCGGACCACCTCTTTCATAAGTTTCAGGTGCGGTTTGGCCGTCGCTACGTGAGCACCGCCGAGCGCCAGATGCGCCTGCGCATTTTCCGTCAGAACCTAAAGACTATCGAGCAGCTAAACGTCAACGAGATGGGCAGCGCCAAGTACGGCATCACGGAGTTTGCTGACATGACCAGCTCGGAATATAAGGAACGCACGGGACTCTGGCAGCGCAATGAAGCAAAGGCCACTGGCGGATCAGTGGCTGTCGTACCGGCTTACCATGGTGAACTGCCAAAGGAATTTGACTGGCGGCAGAAGAATGCTGTCACCCAGGTAAAAAACCAGGGATCCTGCGGTTCATGCTGGGCGTTTAGTGTGACGGGAAACATTGAAGGTCTGCACGCCGTGAAAACAGGCGATTTAAAAGAGTTCTCCGAGCAGGAGCTGCTTGACTGTGATACCACTGATAGTGCCTGCAACGGCGGCCTCATGGATAATGCTTACAA AGCCATTAAGGATATTGGCGGCCTAGAATACGAAGCTGAGTATCCATACAAGGCCAAAAAGAATCAGTGCCACTTCAACAGGACTTTGTCTCACGTTCAGGTTGCTGGTTTTGTGGATCTGCCCAAGGGAAATGAGACCGCCATGCAGGAGTGGCTGCTCACCAATGGTCCCATTTCGATCG GCATTAATGCGAATGCTATGCAGTTCTATCGCGGCGGTGTGTCCCATCCGTGGAAAGCCCTGTGTTCTAAGAAAAACCTAGACCACGGAGTTTTGGTTGTGGGGTATGGCGTCTCCGAATATCCGAACTTCCATAAAACCCTGCCCTACTGGATTGTGAAAAACTCGTGGGGTCCGCGCTGGGGAGAGCAGGGCTATTATCGCGTCTATCGTGGTGACAACACTTGCGGGGTCAGTGAAATGGCCACTTCGGCTGTGCTTGCCTAG